From one Coffea eugenioides isolate CCC68of chromosome 11, Ceug_1.0, whole genome shotgun sequence genomic stretch:
- the LOC113753551 gene encoding nicotinate-nucleotide pyrophosphorylase [carboxylating], chloroplastic, translating into MLKAFSFPSLVYPPSVLAPRYVVKMSAIATKNTGIAAESLGVKPPAHPTYDLKGVIELALSEDAGDLGDVTCKATIPVDMEVEAHFLAKEDGIIAGIALAEMVFNEVDPTLKVDWSRKDGDKIHKGLQFGKVHGRAHSIVVAERVVLNFMQRMSGIATLTKAMADAAHPAYILETRKTAPGLRLVDKWAVLIGGGQNHRMGLFDMVMIKDNHISIAGGVPNALKSVDQYLASNNIQMGVEVETRTLEEVNEALDYASQSKTSLTRIMLDNMVVPLPHGDIDVTMLKEAVELISGRFETEASGNVTLETVHKIGQTGVMYISSGALTHSVKALDISLKIDTELALEVSRRTKRG; encoded by the exons ATGCTTaaagctttttcttttccttcgtTAGTTTACCCTCCATCAGTACTAGCTCCAAG GTATGTCGTAAAAATGTCAGCAATAGCTACCAAGAATACAGGAATTGCAGCTGAATCGTTAGGAGTCAAGCCTCCTGCACATCCCACTTATGATTTGAAGGGAGTTATCGAACTTGCCCTATCTGAAGATGCTGGTGACCTAG GGGATGTGACTTGTAAGGCAACAATTCCAGTGGATATGGAAGTAGAAGCTCATTTTCTGGCAAAGGAGGATGGTATTATAGCTGGAATTGCCCTTGCTGAAATGGTATTCAATGAGGTTGACCCCACCCTGAAG GTGGATTGGTCCAGAAAGGATGGTGACAAAATCCATAAAGGCCTTCAATTTGGCAAAGTACATG GGAGGGCTCACAGCATTGTTGTAGCTGAAAGGGTTGTACTAAATTTTATGCAGAGGATGAGTGGAATAGCAACCCTAACTAAG GCCATGGCAGATGCTGCACACCCTGCATATATTTTAGAGACAAGAAAGACAGCTCCAGGTTTACGTTTGGTGGATAAATGGGCG GTATTGATAGGTGGTGGCCAGAATCACCGAATGGGTTTATTTGACATGGTGATGATAAAAGACAATCACATATCCATTGCTGGTGGGGTCCCTAATGCTCTAAAATCTGTTGACCAGTACTTGGCAAGTAATAATATTCAAATGGGAGTTGAG GTTGAAACTAGGACACTTGAAGAGGTGAATGAGGCGTTGGATTATGCTTCTCAGTCAAAGACATCCTTGACTAGGATAATGCTGGATAACATGGTTGTCCCTCTACCTCATGGGGATATAGATGTAACCATGCTCAAAGAGGCTGTTGAGCTCATTAGCGGAAGATTTGAGACTGAG GCATCTGGGAATGTGACTCTTGAGACTGTACACAAGATTGGACAAACTGGCGTAATGTATATTTCTAG TGGTGCACTAACACATTCTGTGAAAGCACTCGACATTTCCCTGAAGATCGATACAGAGCTTGCGCTTGAAGTAAGCCGGCGTACAAAACGAGGATGA
- the LOC113753319 gene encoding LOW QUALITY PROTEIN: putative 1-phosphatidylinositol-3-phosphate 5-kinase FAB1C (The sequence of the model RefSeq protein was modified relative to this genomic sequence to represent the inferred CDS: inserted 1 base in 1 codon): protein MGIPDSSLLDLIEKVRXFLRASDTASLSGRIQMASNGCKFCYECEVDFTESSLKYQCQTCARFLCGRCVQDYGLLDDVLSGHSKSRAGSLVPLKSCKICSNFSTQPKAGRKYSDKIYPAESPRQSPEPPSPSCDGDRVDGYSLHATSKSSVASFSGHLSPVSVHRSFSRSDEDEGEDFMSNFFSPSSEYCHDTSDIETSNISTRHDFYSFKSVGSSPSDSPSRIHITSNRVGHFVQKQQLGTRRSRSDYCPFYQESMAVLGGPEKGTEDSETADDCVDNLSMFQEQYGKSQKPLDFENNGLVWFPPPPDEENDETENNFFTYDDDDDDDDLGDTNGTFCSSRDVDPKEPLRAVVQGHFRALVSQLLQGEGIKVGKENGSEDWLDKVTALAWQVAKFVKPDTSRGGSMDPVDYVKVKCVASGSPSESTFIKGVVCTKNIKHKRMTSQYKNPRLLLLGGALEFQGVTNQLESFDILRQQEMDHLKMVVSKIEALRTNVLLVEKSVSSYAQEYLLAKDISLVLNVKRPLLERIARCTGAVITPAVDKISTARLGHCELFHLKKVSEEHEPLNHFNKKPSKTLMFFGGCPWRLGCTVLLKGSSREELKKLKQVLHYAVFAAYHLSLETSFLADEGASLPKMGVKPSVAVKERICTENVIATVTNSVVSSHYHEVASVPHIALESDGLHLEPDLQQSFSAHCNSDYDATSAREECRYRNVPLDAHTVYSTSDTGLDHTNSLFPGDIQNHIQEDANSVQEENQAVEVSEVAKLQRADKTEESIEFYSAADTNQSILVSFSSRCVLNETVCERSRLLRIKFYGASDKPLGRYLQDDLFDQTTCCQSCKEPTEAHVICYSHQQGNLTINVKRLPSVKLPGEVDGKIWMWHRCLRCAPVEGIPPATHRVVMSDAAWGLSFGKFLELSFSNHATANRVANCGHSLQRDCLRYYGYGSVVAFFRYSPIDILSVHLPPSILDFNASGQDWIRQEASELLRKSEALYAEMSGVLHNIEEKLLSFGHEFSGVSELHNHVIELKDLLIKENNSYNSMLRIAEKETLELAEASLDILEINRLRHSLLIGSHVWDCRLFSLNCLLTRSSSSRAPQKSETFVKRSSSEHWEEVVPEVSKFQECPMESVKSEQEETNMLPHRLSISEDSASYEPRREEEMLKDSKNAVNTPALERASTAATALSETIDSAWTGSGQVSGKAQLHNMCQPDGAEDVPFKQINQGELPPLKRVMLPARVYSFDSAVRLQERISKGLPPSSSHLLMLKSFHASGDYRSMIRDPVANVQRMYSQMLPCEAQKCDFLQNASPTFTSSTSLLSDGARLMIPQNSQNDMVIAVYDDEPTSIISYALSSKEHEEWVSGKPLEPGGSLNAGDLNNDHSTTSNISGWQSFGSLDFDYIHYGSYGSEDASTAIGSIFTDNKTSPHLRISFENKSSNVWGEVKFSVTCYFAKQFDALRKKCCPSEVDFIRSLSRCRRWSAQGGKSNVYFAKSLDERFIIKQITKTELESFEEFAPDYFKYLKDSGSPTCLAKVLGMYQVGVKHLKGGKETKMDLMIMENLFFGRKISRVYDLKGSKRSRYNADTTGANKVLLDMNLLETLRTKPIFLGSKAKRRLERAVWNDTSFLASVDVMDYSLLVGIDDENKELVLGIIDFMRQYTWDKHLETWVKASGILGGPRNAPPTIISPKQYKKRFRKAMTTYFLTVPDLWSA from the exons ATGGGAATACCCGATAGTTCACTACTAGATTTGATAGAGAAGGTTC TTTTCTTGAGAGCTAGCGATACAGCGTCCTTGTCTGGTAGAATTCAAATGGCTAGCAATGGTTGCAAGTTCTGTTATGAGTGTGAGGTGGATTTTACAGAGTCTTCTCTCAAGTACCAGTGCCAAACCTGTGCTCGGTTTTTGTGTGGGAGATGCGTCCAGGACTATGGCCTTCTGGATGATGTTTTATCAGGACATTCAAAAAGTAGAGCAGGGTCTCTAGTCCCTCTCAAGTCTTGCAAAATTTGCTCCAACTTTAGTACGCAGCCAAAAGCTGGAAGAAAGTACAGTGACAAGATTTATCCGGCTGAGTCTCCCAGACAAAGTCCAGAACCGCCATCTCCAAGTTGTGATGGTGATAGAGTTGATGGTTATTCCCTACATGCCACATCCAAAAGTAGTGTTGCATCATTTTCAGGTCATTTGTCTCCAGTATCAGTCCATCGCTCTTTTAGCAG AAGCGATGAAGATGAAGGAGAGGATTTCATGAGTAACTTTTTCAGTCCATCAAGTGAATATTGCCATGACACTTCAGATATAGAGACTAGTAATATTAGCACTAGACATGACTTTTACAGTTTCAAATCAGTTGGATCAAGTCCTTCTGATAGCCCCTCTAGGATTCATATTACCTCCAATAGAGTTGGGCATTTTGTACAGAAACAGCAGCTAGGAACCCGCAGGTCTCGAAGTGATTATTGTCCCTTTTACCAAGAAAGCATGGCTGTTTTAGGAGGGCCTGAGAAAGGGACAGAGGATTCAGAGACTGCTGATGACTGTGTTGATAATTTGTCAATGTTCCAAGAACAGTATGGAAAGTCACAGAAGCCATTGGATTTTGAAAACAATGGTCTTGTTTGGTTTCCCCCTCCACCAGACGAAGAAAATGATGAGACCGAAAATAATTTCTTCACCTATGATGATGATGACGATGATGATGACCTTGGGGACACCAACGGGACCTTTTGCTCCAGCAGAGACGTGGATCCTAAGGAACCTCTGAGAGCTGTGGTACAAGGGCATTTTAGGGCTCTTGTGTCACAGCTACTCCAAGGAGAAGGTATAAAGGTgggaaaagaaaatggttcTGAAGATTGGCTTGACAAAGTTACAGCACTAGCTTGGCAAGTAGCAAAATTTGTGAAGCCAGATACCAGTAGGGGAGGCAGCATGGATCCTGTTGATTATGTAAAGGTCAAATGTGTAGCATCTGGTAGTCCTAGCGAAAG TACGTTTATCAAAGGAGTGGTTTGTACAAAGAATATTAAACACAAGCGCATGACTTCACAATACAAGAACCCAAGATTACTCCTACTGGGAGGAGCACTGGAGTTCCAAGGAGTTACTAACCAGCTTGAATCATTTGATATCTTACGCCAACAG GAAATGGATCATCTGAAGATGGTAGTTTCAAAGATAGAGGCTCTTCGAACAAATGTGCTACTTGTTGAAAAAAGTGTATCTTCGTACGCCCAAGAATACCTACTGGCAAAGGATATCTCTTTAGTTTTAAATGTCAAAAGGCCACTTTTGGAACGGATAGCTAGGTGCACTGGTGCTGTTATTACTCCAGCTGTTGATAAGATATCCACAGCACGATTAGGACACTGTGAACTCTTTCATTTAAAGAAGGTCTCTGAAGAGCATGAGCCTCTCAATCACTTTAACAAGAAGCCATCCAAGACTTTGATGTTTTTTGGGGGTTGTCCATGGCGTTTAGGGTGCACG GTCCTGCTGAAGGGATCATCTCGTGAAGAGTTAAAGAAGTTGAAACAAGTTTTACATTATGCAGTTTTTGCAGCCTATCATTTGTCTTTGGAAACCTCCTTTCTAGCTGATGAGGGTGCTAGTTTGCCTAaaatgggagttaaaccctcTGTTGCTGTTAAAGAGAGGATATGTACTGAAAATGTTATTGCCACCGTCACTAATTCTGTAGTTTCTAGCCATTACCACGAGGTTGCTAGTGTACCACACATTGCTTTGGAATCTGATGGTCTTCATTTGGAGCCTGACTTGCAGCAATCATTTTCTGCGCATTGTAATTCTGATTATGATGCTACTTCTGCAAGAGAGGAATGTAGATATAGAAATGTTCCTCTTGATGCACACACTGTTTACTCAACCTCTGACACAGGGCTTGACCATACAAATTCTTTATTTCCTGGTGACATTCAAAATCATATCCAAGAAGATGCAAATTCAGTTCAAGAGGAGAACCAGGCGGTTGAAGTTTCTGAAGTTGCAAAGCTCCAAAGAGCTGATAAAACTGAAGAGTCAATTGAGTTCTATTCGGCTGCTGATACCAACCAGAGCATATTGGTTTCTTTTTCGAGCCGCTGTGTACTAAATGAAACTGTATGTGAACGTTCTCGACTCCTTCGGATAAAGTTCTATGGTGCTTCTGATAAGCCACTTGGGAGATATCTTCAAGATGATCTGTTTGATCAG ACAACCTGTTGTCAATCATGCAAGGAGCCAACAGAGGCTCATGTCATATGTTATAGTCACCAGCAGGGGAATCTTACTATAAATGTTAAGAGACTGCCCTCAGTGAAGCTACCTGGGGAAGTTGACGGGAAGATATGGATGTGGCATCGATGTCTCAGATGTGCACCTGTAGAAGGTATCCCACCAGCAACTCACAGGGTAGTGATGTCTGATGCCGCTTGGGGTCTATCATTtgggaaattcttggaactCAGTTTTTCAAATCATGCAACTGCTAATCGTGTTGCAAACTGTGGTCATTCTCTCCAAAGGGACTGCCTGCGGTACTATGG CTATGGGAGTGTGGTTGCATTCTTCCGGTACTCACCTATTGATATTCTATCTGTGCATTTGCCCCCTTCAATTCTTGACTTTAATGCTTCAGGACAGGACTGGATAAGACAAGAAGCATCTGAG CTTTTGAGGAAATCAGAAGCCTTGTATGCGGAGATGTCTGGTGTTCTTCATAACATTGAAGAGAAACTTTTATCTTTTGGTCATGAGTTCTCTGGTGTAAGCGAGTTGCACAACCATGTGATTGAGTTGAAAGACCTGCTCATTAAAGAAAACAATTCCTACAAT AGTATGCTTAGAATAGCAGAGAAAGAGACACTTGAACTGGCGGAGGCATCATTAGATATCCTCGAAATTAATCGCTTGAGACATTCCCTCCTTATTGGTTCACATGTATGGGATTGTAGGCTTTTTTCATTGAACTGTCTTCTTACGAGGAGTTCTAGTTCCAGGGCTCCACAAAAAAGTGAAACATTTGTGAAGCGTAGCAGTTCTGAGCATTGGGAAGAAGTTGTGCCTGAAGTTTCCAAGTTTCAGGAATGTCCAATGGAATCTGTGAAATCTGAGCAAGAGGAGACTAACATGTTGCCGCATAGACTTTCTATATCTGAGGACTCAGCTTCATATGAACCTAGGAGAGAGGAGGAAATGCTTAAAGATAGCAAGAATGCAGTAAATACTCCAGCCCTGGAACGTGCGTCTACGGCTGCAACTGCTCTTTCTGAGACAATAGATTCTGCATGGACTGGTTCTGGTCAGGTTTCTGGGAAAGCTCAGTTGCATAATATGTGTCAGCCTGATGGAGCAGAAGATGTTCCATTTAAGCAAATAAATCAAGGTGAACTCCCTCCTCTTAAACGAGTTATGTTACCAGCTAGAGTTTATTCTTTCGATTCTGCTGTGAGACTTCAAGAAAGGATAAGTAAAGGACTTCCACCATCTTCATCGCATCTGTTGATGCTTAAATCTTTCCATGCTTCTGGAGACTACAGAAGTATGATTAGGGATCCCGTCGCCAATGTTCAGAGGATGTATTCTCAGATGTTACCATGTGAGGCCCAGAAGTGTGACTTTTTACAGAATGCCTCACCCACTTTTACCTCTTCTACATCTCTTTTATCTGATGGAGCAAGGTTGATGATCCCTCAAAATAGCCAAAATGATATGGTTATTGCTGTTTATGACGATGAACCAACAAGCATAATATCTTATGCTCTGAGTTCCAAGGAGCATGAAGAATGGGTTAGTGGTAAGCCACTTGAACCTGGAGGAAGCTTGAATGCTGGTGACTTGAATAACGATCATTCAACAACTTCTAACATATCAGGTTGGCAGTCTTTTGGTTCTCTGGACTTCGATTATATCCACTATGGGAGCTATGGCTCTGAAGATGCTTCTACTGCAATTGGTTCTATATTTACTGATAACAAGACTTCCCCTCATTTAAGAATTTCTTTTGAGAACAAGTCTTCAAATGTTTGGGGGGAGGTAAAGTTTTCAGTCACTTGTTACTTTGCAAAGCAGTTTGATGCCCTTAGGAAGAAATGCTGTCCAAGTGAAGTGGATTTCATACGTTCATTAAGTCGCTGTCGGAGATGGAGTGCCCAAGGTGGAAAAAGTAATGTTTACTTTGCCAAGTCTTTGGATGAGCGATTTATCATAAAACAAATTACAAAGACAGAGCTCGAATCTTTTGAGGAATTTGCTCCTGATTATTTTAAATATCTGAAAGATTCAGGGAGTCCAACTTGTCTTGCTAAAGTCCTCGGGATGTACCAG GTTGGTGTCAAACACTTAAAAGGAGGCAAGGAGACAAAAATGGATTTGATGATCATGGAGAACCTTTTCTTTGGAAGAAAAATATCTCGAGTCTATGATCTCAAGGGCTCTAAACGGTCTCGCTATAATGCTGATACAACAGGGGCAAACAAAGTGTTGTTAGACATGAATCTTTTGGAAACACTGCGTACAAAACCAATATTTCTTGGAAGCAAAGCAAAAAGAAGGTTGGAGAGAGCTGTTTGGAATGATACATCTTTTCTAGCG TCTGTTGATGTGATGGACTATTCTTTGCTGGTTGGGATTGATGATGAGAACAAAGAACTGGTCTTAGGGATCATCGATTTCATGAGACAATATACTTGGGACAAACACTTGGAGACATGGGTAAAGGCCTCAGGCATACTTGGTGGACCAAGGAATGCTCCTCCGACAATTATTTCTCCGAAGCAGTACAAGAAAAGATTCAGAAAAGCAATGACAACTTACTTTCTAACAGTACCTGATCTGTGGTCAGCCTGA